One part of the Ziziphus jujuba cultivar Dongzao chromosome 2, ASM3175591v1 genome encodes these proteins:
- the LOC107406172 gene encoding uncharacterized protein LOC107406172, translated as MDNTKFYQTDCDALLSQIKHHEKDIQLKRRWLLGLPTSKHGRKKYETPKFLQNGSLPESFLREDDIFYETVKSYVLEAFGHAGRSYPVVQDDLGLSDMPCISRVILSCLDDLTNKGLYLLATVLTEGQVRFEKTRWKMKKVIRESLQMILGSQNHKHYQSEISSKILQRLSDPQSFRNNCVPFLTSRYPTHHAATRQVLDGLEDLPFQTLMAMHRKLRGWQQNTPQLQPRKSGWSREPLIKQVRKTGENMLAELRIGDKLQDPLAKAMAVADLSAKLTPGFHNSSTMEFREFSPKIKILQNEITKAIWLVSTKVGTPELRKLQLVLDPNSKISIRSLRTAIKKMLIEYLFECSDMDTIPKSLLEAVAIINKDSRSTPDDSFLKDEIEEEVECILSVSAHTKQVFWDLLPDHNFDLDFTDAYMEDLQDSDDDYDDDDDDSGLHEDRISQNSSHSSDSNDQVESIGDYVPCDTAMTVDDLHVEGLKPNLSSEVDSLNVHDTKKEVNDNFLPRSIDQLDPTDATHFFPFKLSFMEPKGFNGNKTSNSNQYLAIQDVCDETSMIAYNLIGHMLEKFAWTQGLDLDWTENFHLRHKFPDREDAQVARDEQTRHKENDGLVTIRLIKELMPSLPNSVIERLKKLMDL; from the exons ATGGACAACACGAAGTTTTACCAAACAGATTGCGATGCGCTTTTGTCCCAAATTAAGCACCATGAGAAGGACATTCAACTCAAACGGAG GTGGTTGTTGGGGCTTCCTACATCTAAACATGGAAGGAAGAAGTATGAAACACCCAAATTTTTACAAAATGG GTCACTGCCTGAATCTTTTCTTAGGGAAGACGAT ataTTCTATGAGACTGTAAAATCATATGTTTTGGAAGCCTTTGGTCATGCTGGAAGAAGTTATCCTGTTGTTCAAGATGACTTGGGATTGTCTGATATGCCCTGTATATCAAGAGTCATTTTGTCATGCCTTGATGATTTGACCAATAAGGGGCTTTACCTTCTTGCTACAGTACTAACTGAAGGCCAGGTCAGGTTCGAGAAAACTCGTTGGAAGATGAAAAAGGTTATTAGAGAATCTCTTCAGATGATTCTTGGAAGCCAAAATCATAAACATTATCAATCAGAAATTTCTTCAAAGATACTTCAACGTCTCTCTGACCCACAAAGTTTCCGAAATAATTGTGTGCCATTTTTGACTTCCAGATACCCAACTCATCATGCTGCCACTAGACAAGTATTGGATGGACTAGAGGACTTGCCATTCCAAACCTTGATGGCAATGCATAGGAAGCTAAGAGGGTGGCAACAAAATACACCTCAATTACAGCCCCGCAAAAGTGGATGGAGTCGAGAACCTCTAATTAAACAAGTTAGGAAAACTGGTGAGAACATGCTTGCAGAACTTCGTATAGGGGATAAACTACAGGATCCATTAGCCAAAGCTATGGCGGTAGCAGATTTATCAGCGAAGCTGACACCTGGTTTTCATAATTCCTCCACAATGGAGTTTCGtgaattctcaccaaaaataaaaatattgcagAATGAGATAACTAAGGCTATTTGGTTGGTTAGCACAAAGGTTGGAACACCAGAGCTGAGAAAATTACAGCTTGTGTTGGATCCAAATTCCAAGATATCAATCAGGAGCTTACGAACAGCAATAAAGAAAATGTTAATTGAATATCTTTTTGAGTGCAGTGATATGGATACTATTCCAAAGTCACTATTGGAAGCTGTAGCTATTATCAACAAGGATTCTCGAAGTACACCTGATGATTCCTTCCTGAAGGATGAAATTGAAGAAGAGGTAGAATGTATATTGAGTGTGAGTGCCCACACGAAGCAGGTTTTTTGGGATTTGCTGCCTGACCATAACTTTGATCTAGATTTCACTGATGCATATATGGAGGATTTGCAAGATAGTGATGATGattacgatgatgatgatgatgatagtgGACTACATGAAGATAGAATCTCACAAAATAGCAGCCACTCATCGGATTCAAATGATCAAGTTGAAAGTATTGGGGATTATGTACCATGTGATACTGCTATGACCGTGGATGACTTACATGTTGAGGGGCTCAAACCCAACTTATCCAGTGAAGTAGATTCCTTGAATGTCCATGATACtaaaaaagaagtaaatgaTAATTTTCTACCCAGATCCATTGATCAATTGGATCCAACAGATGCAAcacatttctttccttttaagCTGTCCTTTATGGAGCCAAAGGGTTTTAATGGCAATAAAACCTCAAATTCAAACCAGTACCTTGCAATACAAGATGTTTGTGACGAGACAAGCATGATTGCTTATAATCTCATTGGTCATATGTTGGAGAAgtttgcatggacacaaggctTGGATTTAGACTGGACTGAAAATTTTCATCTGAGGCATAAGTTTCCAGACAGAGAAGATGCTCAAG TTGCAAGAGACGAGCAAACTAGACACAAGGAAAATGATGGCTTGGTAACCATTCGATTAATCAAGGAGCTAATGCCTTCTCTTCCTAACAG TGTAATAGAAAGGTTGAAGAAGTTGATGGACTTGTAA